TCGGTGTCTACTATCACCCCGTCCATATCGAATAACACTGCTTTGAGCATGCTTTTTTTTGCGAAGATAAAGAAAGTGGTTTTATTCTATGTAAATGCGATGCTATTGTTGGGGAGGACGGTGAGTGGTGAGCTGTTAGATGTTAGATGTTAGATGTTAGATGTTAGATGTTAGATGTTAGATGTTAGATGTTAGATGTTAGCAGAATTAATTTCTATTGTCTATTCTCTCTTTACTTTTCTCTTTTCTCTTTTCTCTTTTCCCTATTCCCTAGTCTCTTTTCACGCTTCACGACTCACGACTCACGACTCACTAATTCCTATTCCCTTTTCCTTTTTCCTTTTCCCTTTTCCCTATATTCAAAAAAAACCACTCCAAAAACCCATTCTTCATACAGGGTTTCTAAAGTGGTTTCGCTCCGGCCGGAGCTAATGCTCCAACAGCGGTGCCCCAATTATCTATTATTACTATTATGGGTAAAGGGATGATATTCAAATTTTTGTCCGCCCACAGAGGCTTCGGCCATCAATCCTGCCTTGGGTAAAGCATAGACTGCTACTCCGTCGCGGTATTCGGCATTTACGGCTTCTCCGCTCTTTAGAGCGACTGCAGAAGCCCCGGCAGCGAATTCAAATTCGTTGTTGGTAAAATGTTGAAAGGCCTCTTCCGTTTCAAAAAAGATTACCTCACTATAGGTTTTACCTCCTGCCTGGAGTCCGATATCCACCTGCTTTAAATTGGCCATACCTACCTGTTTTCCATTATGCGTAACCACTCCGTTTCCGGAGGCGGCTCCTACAATTAGCGCTCCCTTCCCAACATTGGGAAAGATCACATAGGCAACGGCATTGTCAAAATAAGTAGCAATGGTGTTGTTTTCGGCTATAAAAGCCGATTTGGCCTGTTCGGCGTCCCGTATAATTTCGCGGTCTTTGTCATTCTGTGCAAATAGTACTCCGTTGGCCAGCAACAGTAATACTAATGTCATTTTTAGTGTTTTCATAGTTTGCTTTTTATTAGACTATAAAATTACTCCATCAAAGCGCTTAAAGGCGTTAAAGGGATGTTATTCTATGTGAAAGGTTTGCTAATGTTGGGGGTGAAAGTGAGCAGTGAGCAGTGAGATGTGAGATGTTAGATGTTAGATGTGAGATGTTAGATGTTAGATGTTAGATGTTAGATGTGAGATGTGAGATGTTAGATGTTAGATGTTAGATGTTAGATGTTAGATGTTAGATGTTAGATGTTAGCAAAATTAATTTCTATTGTCTATTCTCTCTTTACTTTTCTCTTTTCCCTATTCGCTAACCTCTAATCTCTTTTGGCTTTTCCCTTTCCACTTTTCTTCACCAATTCTCTCATTCGCTACTTAACCAATTCGCTAATCCTTAGTCCCGAGTCACTGTTCGCAATTTACAAACATCTTGAGATGAAGAAGTTAAAATCAACAATTTGAATATCAACGATCATTTATCAAACCTAATTTTGTAATTTGGTTTCAGAAAAAAAAGTGTATCTCGCTACCCAATCCGGTTGAATTTTACAGTGCGTCAGCACGGTGCACGGAGATATGAAACAAACTGACTGAAATAGCGAGCAAATTCATGTTGAATAGTTTTAGTGTAAAGCAAATTAATTAGAATTGTGACGTACGAATAAGAGTAAAAACTGACACTTTTATTATGGAAAAGTATAAAGATTTATACATATGGATGCTCATCCCGTTGGCATTGATGCAACTGGGAATTTTCGAAGACTATTGGGGTGATTTTACAGACAACGCCTGGGCGGTTCACGTCCATTATTGGACCGGCACCATATGGTATATCTATTTAATAATTCAACCCTATTTTGCAACACATGGAAAAATGGCTCTGCATCGCACCAACGGAATTATTGGAATGTTCTTAGCAGGCGGAGTGTGTCTCACGGCATTCAGTATGATGCATAGGGACATAGTGACAACACAAAGGGCTCTGGCGATGCCGGACAACTTTGGTCCGTTTGAACCCTGGTTTTTTTTCGGTGTTGCTGCTGTGGAAATCCCGATGATTATAGCCTTTGGATATGCCGTAATACAAAGTATTCTCCACAGAAAAAAATTGGAAGATCACGCATGGTGGCTCATTACTACTGTCTTTATAATAATGATGCCGGCTCTGGCTCGTGGGATACAAAATGTGTATGTAGATATGCATATAGCAGAATGGCCAAGTATCGATATTATGTTGCCCAATTATTTTACTCAGGTATTTATAATTGGTCTCACCTTACTTGCCGCATTGAAGTACAAAAAATTAAAGCACCCCGCAACTTATCTTGCGGTAGGAGTGAATGTATATACCTGTTTTTTGGAACCCCTTGGCAAATCGGAAGCCATACAGACGTTTTTAACAACCATGATAAAATAATACCAATTAATATGAATCGAACAATTTAAGGCAACTGCAAAATAGCCGTGACCGTTATTAATCTGTAAAAAATTCATGAATCCATAAAAAACTAGATAGTAACTTTCGCTTCTTTAAAAAACCTAGTGGTACAGTGGTCCTAGTAAAATTTTAAAAGCATCGAAAGCGACAGGCTATGACCGTATCGCGCCAAACCGCCCTCTTAAGAACAAAGCAATACCTTCCGTTGGTAATGAAACTCAACAATACTACTGAGAATAATCGGGGCAGATGTGTTTTTTGATTATATAATCGGTGATGGGCTTTAAGCTTTAGGCGGTGGGATGTGAGATGCGAGCAGTAAGCAGTAAGCAGTAAGCAGTAAGCAGTAAGCAGTAAGCAGTAAGCAGTAAGCAGTAAGCAGTAAGCAAAAATAAAAATTCACTTCTCACTCTTCACTCCTCACTTTTCACTGCTCACCGTTCACGATTTACGATTTACGATTTACGATTTACGATTTACGATTTACGATTTACGATTTACGATTTACGATTTACGAAGTAATATTTAAATTTTAATAACAAAGAGTCTCTTTTCTATTTTCTAACATCTATTTTCTTCTCACTTCTCACCGCTCACTGCTCACTCTTCACTACTCACCAAATACCAACTTTTGAAACTACATTTAAGTTCATTTACTTTCAGAAAGAAAAAAAAGAATAATTATAAGTTATGGTCGATATACACATTTATTGTGTCGGCCAAATGTTAAATTTTAACGTTTAAGCGCCTATTCTTAAGCCGTTTAACGGATTTATACTACATCTTGACTTTGATTAGGCGTTAATTAATGATATATTCGCCATATCTAATCCATTAATAATCAATCAATCAATAATACATTTAATACCCCCATCTTATGCTATTACAATTACTTAGTCCCAAGGGACTTACCACCTTGGTGAATGCAACTTTTTGCACAAGTCGAACCCGCTTCAGGGAAAAAAATTCCAAAAACAATTCTATGAAAAAAATTACT
This genomic stretch from Ulvibacter sp. MAR_2010_11 harbors:
- a CDS encoding YSC84-related protein, producing the protein MKTLKMTLVLLLLANGVLFAQNDKDREIIRDAEQAKSAFIAENNTIATYFDNAVAYVIFPNVGKGALIVGAASGNGVVTHNGKQVGMANLKQVDIGLQAGGKTYSEVIFFETEEAFQHFTNNEFEFAAGASAVALKSGEAVNAEYRDGVAVYALPKAGLMAEASVGGQKFEYHPFTHNSNNR